In Oncorhynchus masou masou isolate Uvic2021 chromosome 10, UVic_Omas_1.1, whole genome shotgun sequence, a single genomic region encodes these proteins:
- the LOC135547691 gene encoding nuclear factor erythroid 2-related factor 2-like, with amino-acid sequence MMEIEMPKIHPSQQDIDLIDILWRQDIDLGAGREVFDYCQRQKEHELQQQREQEEDKRLQQQREQEKALLAQLQLDEETGEFVPRLATSGQPLQTATSAAPTQVIQDVSFTVDGDAMSFDECMQLLAETFPLVEATETPSSCLDAAVALAPNSSHITMKSDPPALTQLPLLPAPLPSQRTTPDLEQAWMELLSLPELQQCLNMQMEDTREQTGGYLPTNTTPEVQDPNYSFYPLPNLEEVASNTADVCPPEFINTFEESFPNIAPLDHLNQMTLKAPDLNTHFSADTFCDIFYPDVVNTKVTSVTLPCGQGNGGNSLAEIPNKPTFTPMELQDLSPGDTFDKDNKPEIMTECPDSDSGVSVEASSYSSSPEKSMYGDRSFGGYSDSDMDEMDSNPGSALSDYSEMFSLSFQPDGLQTPLSVLPQQRDKEPKHGKTEPDDETGHSESPFTKDKKRRRSEKRLSRDEQRAKALQIPFTVDMIIDLPVDDFNEMMSKHQLNEAQLALVRDIRRRGKNKVAAQNCRKRKMENITELEYDLDSLKEEKERLQTEKTKNDSSLRKMKQQLNTLYLEVFRLLRDEEGKPYSPLEYSLQQTTDGTVFLVPRIKKTLINKKDS; translated from the exons ATGATGGAAATTGAGATGCCTAAAATTCATCCTAGTCAACAG GACATAGATCTGATCGACATCCTGTGGAGGCAGGACATAGATCTGGGTGCGGGGCGCGAGGTGTTTGACTACTGCCAGCGTCAGAAGGAGCACGAGCTGCAGcagcagagggagcaggaggaggacaagaggctgcagcagcagagggagcaggagaAGGCCCTGCTTGCTCAgctacagctggatgaggagaCGGGGGAGTTTGTGCCCCGCCTTGCGACCAGCGGACAGCCACTGCAGACGGCTACCTCTGCCGCACCCACTCAAGTCATACAG GATGTCAGCTTCACTGTAGATGGGGATGCCATGTCATTTGATGAATGTATGCAACTGCTGGCAGAGACATTTCCTTTGGTAGAGGCAACTGAG ACTCCCTCTTCCTGTCTAGATGCCGCCGTAGCTCTAGCACCCAACAGCAGTCACATCACGATGAAATCTGATCCGCCCGCTTTGACCCAGCTGCCCCTACTCCCAGCCCCACTGCCCTCACAAAGGACCACCCCAGATTTGGAGCAGGCCTGGATGGAACTTTTGTCCCTCCCTGAGCTGCAG CAATGTCTGAATATGCAAATGGAGGACACACGGGAGCAGACCGGAGGATATCTGCCCACTAACACCACCCCTGAGGTGCAGGATCCAAACTACAGCTTCTACCCATTGCCCAACCTGGAAGAAGTGGCGTCAAACACAGCAGATGTCTGCCCACCTGAATTCATCAACACCTTTGAGGAGAGCTTTCCCAACATCGCTCCACTGGACCATCTCAATCAGATGACCCTGAAGGCTCCAGATCTCAATACTCATTTCAGTGCAGACACTTTCTGTGACATATTTTACCCAGACGTTGTCAACACAAAAGTGACCAGTGTCACCTTGCCTTGTGGCCAAGGAAATGGAGGTAACTCATTGGCAGAAATACCAAACAAGCCTACTTTTACACCAATGGAATTACAGGACCTTTCTCCTGGAGATACATTTGACAAAGACAACAAACCTGAGATAATGACAGAATGTCCAGATTCTGATTCAGGTGTTTCTGTGGAGGCAAGCTCATACTCTAGCTCTCCTGAGAAATCCATGTATGGGGACCGCTCCTTTGGTGGCTACAGCGATTCAGACATGGATGAGATGGACAGTAACCCTGGGAGTGCACTGTCTGACTACTCCGAGATGTTCTCACTGTCTTTCCAACCAGATGGCCTGCAGACACCTCTTTCTGTGTTACCTCAGCAGCGGGACAAAGAGCCCAAACATGGCAAGACTGAGCCAGATGACGAGACTGGCCACAGTGAATCGCCCTTCACCAAAGACAAGAAGAGGAGGCGCTCTGAGAAGCGTCTCTCGAGAGACGAGCAGCGAGCCAAGGCCCTCCAGATCCCCTTCACCGTGGACATGATCATCGACCTGCCTGTGGATGACTTCAACGAGATGATGTCCAAGCACCAGCTCAACGAGGCCCAGCTGGCGCTGGTCAGAGACATCCGCCGGCGGGGCAAGAACAAGGTGGCTGCCCAGAACTGCCGCAAGCGCAAGATGGAGAACATCACGGAGCTGGAATATGACCTGGACTCgctgaaggaggagaaggagcgaCTGCAGACTGAGAAGACCAAGAATGACAGCAGCCTGCGGAAGATGAAGCAGCAGCTCAACACCTTGTACCTGGAGGTGTTCCGTCTGCTGAGGGACGAGGAGGGGAAGCCCTATTCTCCGTTGGAGTACTCCCTCCAGCAGACCACCGATGGCACAGTCTTCCTCGTCCCCCGCATTAAAAAGACACTTATCAACAAAAAGGACAGCTAG
- the LOC135547692 gene encoding heterogeneous nuclear ribonucleoprotein A3-like: protein MEGHEAREPEQLRKLFIGGLSFETTEESLRIHFEQWGNLTDSVVMRDPNNKRSRGFGFVTYSCVEEVDACMAARPHKVDGRVVEPKRAVSREDSNRPGAHLRVKKIFVGGIKEDTEEDHIREYFETYGRIETIDIMEERATGKKRGFCFVSFDDNDTVDKIVAQKYHTINTHNCEVRKALSKQEMMEASNQRSGGGGSGNFMGRGGNFGRGGYGGGRGGYGGGDGYGGDGGNYSGGPSYGGGRGGGGYGGGGPGYGNQGGGYDNYNDGGNLGGNFGGGGGGGGNYNDFGNYRGQQSSYGPMKGNNFGGRNSTSPYGGGYGSGNGSGGGYGSQRY, encoded by the exons atggag GGTCATGAAGCTAGGGAGCCTGAACAGCTCAGGAAGCTGTTCATTGGGGGCCTCAGTTTTGAAACCACTGAGGAAAGTTTAAGGATCCATTTTGAACAATGGGGAAACCTCACAGATAGTGTG GTGATGAGGGACCCAAACAACAAGCGCTCGAGAGGGTTCGGCTTTGTAACATACTCCTGTGTGGAGGAGGTGGATGCCTGCATGGCAGCTCGCCCTCATAAGGTGGACGGGCGTGTTGTTGAACCTAAAAGGGCTGTGTCGAGAGAG GACTCCAACAGACCAGGTGCCCACCTGAGGGTGAAGAAGATCTTTGTTGGGGGTATCAAGGAGGACACCGAGGAGGACCATATCAGAGAGTACTTTGAGACCTACGGGAGGATCGAGACCATTGACATTATGGAGGAACGTGCAACTGGGAAGAAGAGGGGATTCTGCTTTGTATCATTTGATGACAATGACACTGTGGATAAAATTGTTG CTCAAAAATACCACACAATAAATACACACAACTGCGAAGTCAGAAAAGCACTTTCAAAACAGGAAATGATGGAAGCGTCCAATCAGAGGA GTGGGGGTGGTGGCTCTGGGAACTTCATGGGTAGAGGTGGCAACTTTGGACGAG GAGGCTacggtggaggaagaggaggttatggaggaggggatggatatGGGGGAGATG GTGGGAACTATAGTGGAGGTCCGAGCTACGGAGGTGGACGTGGTGGGGGGGGTTATGGGGGAGGAGGTCCTGGGTATGGAAACCAGGGAGGAGGATATGATAACTACAATGACGGAGGCAACTTGGGAG GAAActttggtggtggaggaggaggtggtggaaaTTACAATGACTTTGGTAACTACAGAGGACAGCAATCCAGCTATGGTCCCATGAAGGGAAACAACTTTGGTGGCAGAAACTCTACTAGCCCCTATGGAG GTGGCTATGGCTCTGGCAATGGAAGTGGGGGTGGCTACGGCTCACAGCGCTATTGA